One window of Polycladomyces subterraneus genomic DNA carries:
- a CDS encoding LCP family protein: MERIEKSRVARVNKKRRRKWIWRSVATLFVLILVIGAYFFYQTWGALAGTYEPLARDHSKMRDKAVSVDSPVNILLLGTDVRRENENWRPDVIILAAVNPKTHSIKVVSIPRDTYVEIANTNGHKDKINSAAAWGRAHNVGPVLNTVETVENFLNVPVDYYAKVNFKGFMDVVDALGGVDVNVKFPFHQETFGGKVIRFNPGPHHLDGEEALAYVRMRKQDPLGDQGRNQRQREVVTQLIDKIVSFENITKVNSILKSLGENVSTSITVDEMITLQKIYRDIPKKNIQTITIKGENKRLKYWYFFVSKKERQRISDILRKQLELKPEKITGPDPAEGILDDSSSGGAGQQDGSSDDGTDSYDQSGGSDY, encoded by the coding sequence ATGGAACGGATCGAAAAAAGCAGGGTAGCGAGAGTCAACAAAAAAAGAAGACGCAAATGGATATGGCGATCGGTCGCCACATTGTTCGTCCTCATTTTGGTTATCGGCGCTTATTTCTTTTATCAAACGTGGGGGGCATTGGCTGGTACGTACGAGCCGCTTGCTCGTGACCATTCCAAAATGCGCGACAAGGCTGTATCGGTCGACAGCCCCGTCAACATTTTGCTGTTGGGAACCGACGTGCGGAGGGAAAATGAGAATTGGCGACCGGATGTGATCATCCTGGCGGCCGTCAACCCGAAAACACACTCAATCAAAGTAGTGAGCATCCCGCGGGATACCTATGTGGAAATCGCCAACACCAACGGCCACAAGGATAAGATCAACTCCGCCGCGGCATGGGGACGTGCCCACAACGTCGGTCCCGTGCTAAACACCGTGGAAACGGTCGAAAACTTTCTCAATGTTCCCGTAGATTATTACGCCAAAGTCAACTTCAAAGGGTTTATGGATGTCGTTGACGCCCTGGGGGGAGTGGACGTCAACGTCAAATTCCCCTTTCATCAGGAGACATTCGGCGGCAAGGTTATCCGATTCAACCCCGGTCCTCACCATCTGGACGGGGAGGAAGCGTTGGCTTACGTCCGGATGCGCAAGCAGGATCCGTTGGGCGATCAGGGACGGAACCAGCGTCAGCGCGAAGTGGTCACCCAGCTGATTGACAAGATCGTCAGCTTCGAAAACATCACCAAAGTGAACTCGATTCTCAAATCATTGGGTGAAAATGTCTCCACCAGCATTACGGTCGACGAAATGATCACTTTGCAAAAAATCTACCGGGATATTCCCAAGAAAAACATCCAGACCATCACCATCAAAGGTGAAAACAAACGTCTGAAATACTGGTACTTCTTCGTCAGCAAAAAAGAACGGCAACGGATCAGTGACATCCTGCGCAAACAGCTGGAACTGAAACCAGAAAAAATTACCGGACCTGATCCAGCTGAAGGCATTCTCGATGATTCGTCATCCGGAGGGGCCGGGCAGCAAGATGGTTCGTCAGATGACGGTACCGATTCATACGATCAAAGCGGGGGTTCCGACTACTAA
- a CDS encoding MetQ/NlpA family ABC transporter substrate-binding protein, whose translation MKKLMAIIAVALLTVFGTACGQQKEASNTLTVAASAVPHAEILEHVKPILEKEGVHLQVRVFQDYVLPNKVVEEGQVDANYFQHVPWMENVNKEQGYHIVKVVAVHIEPMGAYSHKIKNINQLKNGATVALPNDVSNETRALLLLEKNGLIKLDNHNGPKTEKNIVSNPKHLQFKPLEAAMLPRVLDQVDLDVINTNYAMQAHLNPLKDALIIEDKRSIYANVLATKKGKENDPRIQKLAKALTSPEVKKFIEQKYKGAVIPAF comes from the coding sequence GTGAAAAAGTTGATGGCTATCATTGCTGTTGCTCTTTTGACTGTATTTGGCACAGCTTGCGGGCAGCAAAAAGAAGCGAGCAATACCCTGACAGTGGCGGCTTCCGCTGTTCCTCACGCAGAAATTCTTGAACATGTAAAACCCATTCTTGAAAAAGAGGGCGTTCATTTGCAAGTTAGGGTGTTCCAAGACTATGTCTTGCCAAACAAAGTGGTGGAAGAAGGACAAGTGGATGCCAATTACTTCCAACATGTCCCGTGGATGGAAAATGTCAACAAGGAGCAGGGTTATCATATCGTAAAAGTGGTGGCCGTCCATATTGAGCCTATGGGAGCTTATTCCCACAAGATCAAGAATATCAATCAGCTCAAAAATGGAGCAACTGTGGCCCTTCCAAACGACGTCAGCAACGAAACCCGTGCTTTGCTGCTATTGGAGAAAAATGGCTTGATCAAACTGGACAACCACAATGGACCCAAAACGGAGAAAAATATTGTGTCCAATCCGAAACACCTGCAATTTAAACCATTGGAAGCAGCTATGTTACCGCGAGTTCTCGATCAAGTGGACTTGGATGTGATCAATACCAACTATGCGATGCAAGCCCATTTGAATCCGCTGAAAGATGCGCTGATTATTGAGGACAAAAGATCGATCTATGCCAATGTTTTGGCGACCAAAAAGGGCAAAGAAAATGATCCGCGGATCCAAAAGCTGGCCAAAGCCCTCACTTCCCCGGAAGTGAAAAAGTTCATCGAGCAAAAATACAAAGGTGCCGTCATTCCGGCGTTTTGA
- a CDS encoding response regulator, translated as MIKRLSLPAWQPPPSENDPRRLYVMRMVVADRHRLFREGVKQILSQMDRPISFVECGDGEKVLMACRENVPHLVLMDLDLSKGSGVDITIRLKEEYPQLPVILFSGERETTTVVEAVRAGASGYLPKDVEAEDLVEAVRLVLSGEIYIHPRASGQLVQEILRITRQQREMTAIVPEFDVPEWPDILTQREMDVLRLMAQGKNNRAIGDALYISEKTVKNHVSNILYKLGVQDRTQAVLVALKKGWVKLH; from the coding sequence GTGATCAAACGCCTGTCACTTCCCGCATGGCAGCCGCCGCCGTCTGAAAACGACCCTCGTCGCCTTTACGTAATGCGTATGGTTGTGGCTGATCGGCACCGGTTGTTTCGTGAAGGGGTGAAACAGATCCTTTCGCAAATGGACCGTCCCATCTCGTTTGTCGAGTGTGGGGACGGTGAAAAGGTATTAATGGCCTGTCGAGAGAATGTCCCGCACTTGGTGTTGATGGACTTGGATTTGTCCAAGGGAAGTGGAGTGGACATCACGATCCGACTGAAAGAGGAGTATCCGCAGTTGCCGGTCATCCTGTTTTCGGGTGAACGGGAGACGACCACGGTGGTGGAAGCCGTTCGAGCAGGTGCTTCTGGTTATCTTCCCAAAGATGTGGAGGCGGAAGATCTGGTGGAGGCGGTGCGCTTGGTCCTCTCGGGTGAAATTTATATTCATCCGCGCGCGAGCGGGCAACTGGTACAGGAGATCCTCCGAATCACCCGGCAACAACGGGAAATGACAGCTATCGTCCCCGAATTTGATGTACCTGAATGGCCGGACATCTTGACCCAGAGAGAGATGGACGTATTACGGCTGATGGCGCAGGGGAAAAACAATCGTGCCATCGGTGATGCGCTCTACATAAGTGAAAAAACGGTAAAAAATCATGTGAGTAACATTTTGTACAAACTGGGCGTACAGGATCGCACACAAGCCGTGTTGGTCGCGCTAAAAAAAGGATGGGTGAAGCTGCATTGA
- a CDS encoding S8 family peptidase: MKKVVWVTWISLFALLITAACGQAPREHKVNEEDSSKTVSHREWVIKWKEEADPDFLKTVDILHESLDPKDNGQTMLIRLKPDVDEEKWESRWSSDPRVEYLHPNHKFKVESRVSMQYRGGNRTYYLKRIRAEAAWPLLAKWKKQGRVSNVTVAVVDTGVDLNHPMLAPFLVAGANLRDPTQPPQDHMGHGTRVASVIAAVWGSVGGKRSPLIGSAHIMPIKVMEDGQDGDVYHTAEGIREAVRRKADVIVLAQGSWTYSETMAEAVQEAEQAGVTVVGAAGNASLNDSGDILYDHPLYYPAAFSTVLGVGSVDAEGQRVMTSNMGSGLDVMAPGENIWSAMPGGKYGYDSGTSFAAPQVAGLASLVKERFPFFTPAQIRNLIRQTARPSDEERWNIQYGFGTIDVYRAMTAKPQPDIFEPNDSASQAMPMSTDQVYQATLHSSSDTDWYRIHLFHPGTLMLTCDAKRHAHMRIRVEVERTGQTGEYDLSSQPLYLTVPGGQIRVKVWATDTREPIAYTLTNAYSPQVDRNENNDYQWNATKVKLTPGLMSIEGTWHKQRDMDWYQLEIPHPGMLEVRLGVVTPRADPVLFLQEDESWHTVRVDVKSEGEEETIRLHVPKGFLYVRASDYGGNPIIEPYQLIFHYQPEMTDASEPNDRSDQATLLFPDETVTGRLTGPADLDWYVFQVTEPSRHTIRLQIPKGWEDVELILYDSGMRALKQVRLSDSRRVAEVTRMMEAGNYYIRLQTSGKRGEGAYSLVLKRPD, translated from the coding sequence ATGAAAAAAGTCGTTTGGGTCACCTGGATCAGTTTGTTCGCTTTGCTGATCACCGCCGCTTGCGGACAGGCACCGCGTGAGCACAAAGTGAACGAAGAGGATTCGTCCAAAACGGTGTCTCATCGGGAGTGGGTGATTAAGTGGAAAGAAGAGGCGGATCCGGACTTTTTGAAAACGGTGGATATTCTTCATGAGTCGTTGGACCCGAAGGATAACGGGCAGACGATGCTGATTCGGCTGAAGCCTGACGTGGACGAGGAAAAGTGGGAATCGCGTTGGTCTAGTGATCCTCGTGTAGAGTATCTTCACCCCAATCACAAGTTCAAGGTGGAAAGTCGGGTATCGATGCAATATCGGGGCGGAAACAGAACATACTACCTGAAACGGATTCGTGCCGAAGCAGCCTGGCCTTTGCTTGCCAAATGGAAAAAGCAGGGCCGTGTCTCCAACGTGACCGTTGCCGTCGTCGATACGGGTGTGGATTTGAATCATCCCATGTTGGCTCCGTTTCTAGTGGCGGGTGCCAACTTGCGTGATCCGACGCAACCCCCGCAGGATCACATGGGCCACGGTACGCGGGTAGCGAGCGTGATTGCTGCTGTTTGGGGCAGTGTCGGCGGGAAAAGGAGTCCGTTGATCGGTTCGGCTCATATCATGCCCATCAAAGTGATGGAGGATGGACAGGACGGAGACGTGTACCACACGGCCGAGGGGATTCGTGAGGCCGTTCGCCGGAAAGCCGATGTCATCGTGTTGGCGCAGGGAAGTTGGACATATTCAGAGACGATGGCGGAGGCAGTCCAAGAGGCCGAGCAAGCGGGCGTGACGGTCGTCGGAGCCGCGGGAAACGCGAGTCTGAACGACAGCGGCGACATTCTATATGATCATCCCCTTTATTATCCCGCGGCGTTTTCTACCGTCTTGGGTGTCGGCTCGGTGGATGCGGAAGGTCAACGCGTGATGACTTCCAACATGGGTTCGGGGCTGGACGTCATGGCTCCGGGAGAAAATATCTGGTCCGCGATGCCTGGTGGCAAATACGGATATGATTCCGGTACGTCGTTTGCTGCCCCGCAAGTAGCCGGATTGGCCTCCCTGGTCAAAGAACGCTTTCCCTTTTTCACCCCCGCTCAGATTCGCAACTTGATCCGACAAACAGCCAGGCCGTCGGACGAAGAACGTTGGAACATCCAGTACGGGTTCGGTACAATCGATGTATATCGTGCAATGACCGCGAAGCCGCAGCCGGACATTTTCGAGCCCAACGACAGTGCCAGCCAGGCCATGCCCATGTCGACGGATCAGGTTTACCAAGCGACTCTCCACTCCTCATCTGATACGGATTGGTACCGGATTCATCTGTTTCATCCCGGCACGCTGATGTTGACGTGTGATGCTAAGCGGCATGCACATATGCGCATTCGCGTGGAAGTGGAACGAACAGGTCAGACGGGTGAATACGACCTGTCCTCTCAACCGTTGTATCTGACCGTTCCGGGTGGGCAGATCCGGGTAAAAGTGTGGGCGACCGATACGAGGGAGCCGATTGCCTATACGTTGACCAATGCATATTCACCACAGGTTGACCGAAATGAAAACAACGATTACCAGTGGAATGCCACCAAAGTAAAACTGACGCCGGGTTTGATGTCGATTGAAGGAACCTGGCACAAACAAAGGGACATGGACTGGTATCAACTGGAGATCCCCCATCCTGGCATGCTGGAAGTGCGATTGGGTGTTGTCACGCCGCGCGCCGATCCCGTCCTGTTTCTGCAGGAGGACGAAAGCTGGCACACAGTCCGTGTCGATGTCAAATCGGAGGGAGAAGAGGAGACGATTCGCCTCCATGTGCCCAAAGGGTTTCTCTATGTCCGGGCGTCGGATTACGGCGGCAATCCCATCATCGAACCGTATCAACTGATCTTTCATTATCAGCCCGAGATGACAGACGCCTCCGAGCCCAACGACCGCTCGGATCAAGCGACACTCCTCTTTCCGGATGAAACCGTGACGGGAAGACTGACAGGGCCGGCCGATTTGGATTGGTACGTGTTTCAGGTGACGGAACCATCGCGTCACACCATTCGATTGCAAATCCCAAAAGGATGGGAAGATGTGGAGTTGATCCTCTACGATTCAGGGATGCGGGCGTTGAAACAAGTTCGGTTGTCGGATTCCCGTCGGGTGGCCGAAGTGACGCGTATGATGGAAGCTGGTAACTATTACATTCGTCTCCAAACATCTGGAAAAAGGGGAGAAGGTGCGTATTCATTGGTTTTGAAACGTCCCGACTGA
- a CDS encoding SDR family oxidoreductase, with product MKVLVTGGAGFIGSHIVDLLLERGDDVIVVDNLSTGQEAHLKPEVLFYRMDITDHRLSDVVAETRPEVVIHQAAQIDVPTSVRDPLHDAKTNIIGTLNLLEACRNAGVRKVVYASSAAVYGNPEYLPIDEKHPVAPLSGYGISKHTPEHYLQVYAQLHGLAYTVLRYANVYGIRQDPRGEGGVISIFVEKVLKGEPITVFGDGEQTRDYVYVEDVARANVAALNNGDGQILNIGTGQKTSINELIALFEEVSGKKMEVHHAPDRPGDIKHSYFDNRRAMEILNWRPETDLSVGLRKTLAYYREWITG from the coding sequence ATGAAAGTGTTGGTTACGGGAGGAGCAGGGTTCATCGGTTCCCACATCGTCGATCTTCTGTTGGAACGCGGTGATGACGTAATCGTGGTGGACAATCTCAGCACGGGACAGGAAGCACATCTGAAGCCGGAAGTGTTATTTTACCGGATGGATATCACCGATCATCGATTGTCCGACGTTGTCGCCGAAACACGGCCGGAAGTGGTCATTCATCAAGCTGCACAGATCGACGTGCCCACGTCCGTGCGGGATCCATTGCACGACGCCAAGACCAACATCATCGGGACGCTCAATTTGCTGGAAGCGTGCCGTAACGCCGGTGTGCGCAAGGTGGTCTACGCCTCATCTGCGGCTGTATATGGCAATCCCGAATATCTGCCGATCGATGAAAAACATCCAGTGGCACCGCTCTCTGGTTACGGTATTTCCAAACACACACCGGAGCATTATTTGCAAGTGTATGCCCAATTGCACGGGTTGGCCTACACAGTACTTCGTTACGCCAACGTTTACGGTATCCGCCAAGACCCCCGAGGTGAAGGCGGCGTCATCTCCATTTTCGTCGAAAAGGTGCTCAAAGGTGAACCGATCACCGTATTCGGAGATGGCGAACAGACGCGCGATTACGTCTACGTGGAGGATGTGGCACGCGCCAATGTGGCGGCGCTAAACAACGGGGACGGGCAGATTTTAAATATTGGTACCGGTCAAAAGACGTCCATCAATGAGCTGATTGCCCTATTTGAGGAAGTGAGTGGCAAAAAAATGGAAGTCCATCATGCTCCAGACCGTCCAGGAGATATTAAGCATAGTTACTTCGACAACCGACGTGCAATGGAGATACTGAACTGGCGTCCAGAGACGGATCTTTCTGTGGGATTGCGGAAAACATTAGCATATTATCGCGAATGGATTACCGGATGA
- a CDS encoding sugar transferase yields MRSKAVYEGDAHLFSEGVYQPPSGWYPIAKRVFEIIFSITFLILTLPVLVLTAIAIKLESKGPVFYKQERVGLHGKPFYIVKLRSMRVDAEKNGPQWASKNDPRVTRVGRFIRKTRIDEIPQLISVLKGDMSLIGPRPERPMFTEKFAAEIPGFKNRLLVKPGLTGWAQVNGGYDMTPKEKFELDMYYIKRQSFALDMRILLRTVWVVLTGNGAR; encoded by the coding sequence ATGCGATCGAAAGCAGTGTATGAAGGGGACGCGCACTTGTTCTCGGAAGGCGTGTACCAACCGCCTTCGGGATGGTACCCGATTGCCAAACGGGTATTTGAAATCATTTTCTCTATTACTTTCTTGATTTTGACCTTGCCGGTGTTGGTGTTGACCGCGATTGCCATCAAATTGGAATCGAAAGGTCCCGTCTTCTACAAACAGGAACGCGTCGGCTTGCACGGGAAACCCTTCTATATCGTCAAACTGCGCTCCATGCGGGTGGACGCGGAGAAAAACGGTCCGCAATGGGCATCCAAAAACGACCCCCGAGTAACCCGCGTAGGACGGTTTATCCGCAAGACTCGGATCGATGAAATTCCGCAACTGATCAGCGTCTTGAAAGGGGATATGAGTTTGATCGGCCCGCGGCCGGAACGACCGATGTTCACCGAGAAATTTGCCGCAGAAATTCCCGGATTCAAAAATCGCCTGTTGGTGAAACCGGGTTTGACCGGATGGGCACAGGTGAACGGCGGTTATGATATGACACCGAAAGAGAAATTTGAATTGGATATGTACTACATCAAACGGCAATCGTTCGCGTTGGATATGCGCATTCTGTTGCGTACGGTATGGGTGGTACTGACTGGTAACGGTGCCCGTTGA
- a CDS encoding YigZ family protein, which yields METRYRTVKGYGETEIVIQKSRFITRVNRVSTEQEAAAFVEGISKKHWDATHNCYAYVTRGTQVQKSSDDGEPAGTAGRPILEVIRNRDLHDTVIVVTRYFGGIKLGASGLIRAYSQCAAAGIDTAGEVERILHKKMSITTDYSFVGKMEHELRTHGFDMDPPEFTDQVTWHLWVPLGEEEVVTKWVTELTNGRASITEGGTMFREREVKS from the coding sequence ATGGAAACCCGTTACCGAACCGTGAAAGGATATGGCGAAACAGAAATCGTGATTCAAAAATCGCGGTTTATCACCCGCGTGAACCGTGTCTCCACCGAACAAGAGGCAGCTGCATTTGTGGAGGGAATCAGCAAAAAGCATTGGGATGCGACCCACAATTGCTACGCCTACGTCACCCGCGGCACCCAAGTGCAAAAATCGTCGGACGACGGCGAACCGGCAGGAACGGCCGGTCGTCCCATCTTGGAAGTAATCCGAAATCGAGACTTGCATGATACGGTCATCGTGGTTACCCGTTATTTTGGCGGGATCAAGCTGGGCGCTTCCGGCTTAATTCGCGCATACAGCCAATGCGCCGCTGCCGGCATCGACACCGCCGGGGAAGTGGAACGCATTTTGCACAAAAAAATGTCGATCACGACGGATTATTCGTTTGTCGGCAAAATGGAACATGAACTGCGTACCCATGGATTTGACATGGATCCGCCGGAGTTTACCGACCAAGTAACTTGGCACCTCTGGGTACCGCTCGGCGAAGAAGAAGTGGTCACAAAATGGGTGACTGAACTGACCAACGGCAGGGCCTCCATTACCGAAGGAGGTACGATGTTCCGGGAGAGAGAAGTGAAGTCCTAG
- a CDS encoding methionine ABC transporter ATP-binding protein: MIVLDQVNKVYPSSKDGDVVALQDINLRIERGEIFGIVGHSGAGKSTLLRLLNGLEKPTSGSVTVDGISISESGDRELREARKKIGMIFQHFHLLWSRTVWENVAFPLELAGKSKKEIREKVDALLERVGLSHRANAYPAQLSGGQKQRVGIARALANDPSVLLCDEATSALDPETTTSILQLLKEIHRDTGITMVIITHEMSVVKRMCHRMAVMEAGKVVEMGEVETLFREPKHPVTQQFVQSYHTEKLEASKEHTDLIRVKSDDLDRIWSRLADWVKIGVTVTILPDHEKNDGMVALQVSGEPDQVRDAVEEIREFERRSEVIPHV, translated from the coding sequence ATGATTGTACTTGACCAAGTGAATAAAGTGTACCCTTCCTCGAAAGACGGGGATGTGGTCGCGTTGCAGGATATCAACCTTCGCATCGAACGTGGAGAAATTTTCGGGATCGTCGGTCACAGCGGAGCGGGGAAAAGCACGCTGCTCCGATTGCTCAACGGATTGGAGAAGCCCACTTCGGGCAGCGTCACGGTGGATGGTATTTCCATTTCCGAAAGCGGTGATCGTGAGCTGCGCGAAGCGCGAAAGAAAATCGGGATGATTTTTCAGCATTTCCACTTGCTTTGGTCCCGTACCGTGTGGGAAAATGTGGCCTTCCCTCTGGAGCTGGCCGGTAAATCGAAAAAGGAAATCAGGGAAAAAGTGGATGCTTTGTTGGAAAGGGTGGGACTTTCCCATCGGGCAAATGCGTATCCTGCCCAACTGTCCGGGGGACAGAAACAGCGTGTCGGCATTGCGCGGGCATTGGCCAACGATCCGAGCGTCTTGTTGTGTGACGAGGCGACATCGGCGCTGGACCCGGAGACGACGACCTCCATTTTACAACTGTTGAAGGAGATCCACCGGGACACCGGCATCACAATGGTGATCATTACGCACGAAATGAGTGTGGTCAAACGGATGTGCCATCGCATGGCCGTCATGGAAGCCGGTAAAGTGGTGGAGATGGGTGAGGTGGAGACGCTGTTCCGGGAACCGAAGCACCCGGTTACCCAGCAATTCGTACAGTCCTATCACACTGAAAAACTAGAAGCTTCAAAAGAGCATACCGATTTGATCCGGGTGAAGTCGGATGATTTGGATCGTATCTGGTCCCGCTTGGCCGATTGGGTAAAAATAGGCGTAACAGTGACGATCTTGCCTGACCATGAGAAAAACGACGGAATGGTCGCCTTACAGGTGAGCGGGGAACCTGACCAAGTTCGGGATGCCGTGGAGGAGATCCGGGAATTCGAGCGCAGATCGGAGGTGATTCCGCATGTTTGA
- the metK gene encoding methionine adenosyltransferase — protein sequence MPKRSLFTSESVTAGHPDKICDQISDAVLDAILAKDPNARVACETSVTTGLVLVSGEISTTCYVDIPKIVRETIKEIGYTRAKYGFDAETCAVLTSIDEQSPDIAAGVNEALEKREGQMTEEEIEAIGAGDQGLMFGFATNETPELMPLPISLAHKLARRLHEVRVNGTLPYLRPDGKTQVTVEYEDDKPVRIDTIVVSTQHSEEVTLEQIKKDVHQHVILPVVPQEMLDDKTKYFINPTGRFVIGGPLGDAGLTGRKIIVDTYGGYARHGGGAFSGKDPTKVDRSGAYAARYVAKNIVAAGLADKCEVQLAYAIGVARPVSIRVDTFGTGRVDESVLVDLVRKHFDLRPAGIIRQLDLRRPIYKQTAAYGHFGRNDLDLPWERTDKAEVLRRDAGL from the coding sequence ATGCCGAAACGCAGTTTGTTCACTTCGGAATCGGTGACAGCCGGTCATCCGGACAAAATCTGCGATCAAATTTCCGATGCCGTACTGGATGCGATTCTGGCCAAAGATCCCAACGCACGGGTTGCTTGTGAAACTTCCGTCACCACGGGTTTGGTGTTGGTCTCGGGTGAAATCTCGACGACTTGTTATGTAGACATTCCCAAAATTGTACGGGAGACCATCAAGGAAATTGGGTACACGCGCGCCAAATACGGCTTTGACGCTGAAACGTGCGCCGTTTTGACTTCCATCGACGAACAATCCCCGGATATCGCGGCTGGGGTTAATGAAGCGTTGGAAAAACGGGAAGGTCAAATGACCGAGGAGGAAATCGAAGCGATCGGCGCCGGTGACCAAGGTCTGATGTTTGGTTTCGCTACCAATGAAACACCGGAACTGATGCCGCTCCCGATTTCGTTGGCACACAAATTGGCCCGTCGTCTGCACGAAGTGCGGGTGAATGGCACCTTGCCGTATCTGCGACCCGACGGAAAAACACAAGTGACCGTCGAGTACGAGGACGACAAACCGGTGCGGATTGATACGATTGTCGTGTCCACCCAACACTCCGAGGAGGTCACGTTGGAGCAAATCAAGAAAGACGTACATCAACACGTGATCTTGCCGGTTGTTCCGCAAGAAATGCTGGATGACAAAACGAAATACTTCATCAATCCCACGGGCCGTTTCGTGATCGGGGGGCCGTTGGGCGATGCCGGACTGACCGGTCGGAAAATCATTGTGGACACTTACGGTGGATATGCACGTCACGGCGGTGGCGCCTTCTCGGGTAAAGATCCGACCAAAGTGGACCGCTCCGGTGCGTATGCGGCCCGTTACGTGGCCAAAAACATTGTAGCCGCTGGACTGGCCGACAAATGCGAAGTGCAGCTGGCATATGCCATCGGTGTGGCCCGACCAGTTTCCATCCGTGTGGACACGTTTGGTACCGGACGAGTGGATGAATCCGTGTTGGTGGACTTGGTGCGCAAACATTTTGATCTGCGTCCGGCCGGTATCATCCGTCAGCTGGATCTGCGTCGCCCAATTTACAAACAAACCGCGGCTTACGGGCATTTCGGACGCAACGACTTGGATTTGCCGTGGGAACGTACGGACAAAGCCGAAGTGCTGCGCCGCGATGCCGGTTTGTGA
- a CDS encoding methionine ABC transporter permease, giving the protein MFDQLDTTLLWQATGETLYMVAISTFFAALIGIPLGVLLVITDKGHLWENVVIQRVLGLIINVFRAVPFIVLVLFLFPLSQLLVGTTLGPTAATIPLIAGAAPFYARMVETAIREIDRGVIEAAKAMGATRMQIIRKVLLPEAKPAIVSGLTVTCVALVGYSAFAGIVGGGGLGDAAYRFGFQSFNSSMMYACGLILVIMVQIIQAIGDFIARKLDKR; this is encoded by the coding sequence ATGTTTGATCAACTGGACACCACCCTTTTGTGGCAAGCGACCGGGGAAACGTTATATATGGTGGCTATCTCTACGTTTTTCGCGGCCCTGATCGGCATTCCGTTGGGTGTACTCCTCGTTATTACGGATAAGGGTCACCTGTGGGAAAATGTGGTCATCCAGCGCGTTCTTGGCCTGATTATCAATGTGTTCCGGGCAGTGCCGTTCATTGTTCTGGTTTTGTTCCTGTTTCCGTTGTCCCAGCTTCTGGTCGGCACCACGCTCGGACCGACGGCGGCCACGATTCCCCTGATCGCTGGTGCGGCACCCTTTTATGCACGCATGGTGGAAACCGCCATCCGGGAGATTGACCGTGGAGTAATCGAAGCCGCCAAAGCGATGGGAGCCACCCGGATGCAGATCATCCGAAAGGTGCTCCTGCCGGAAGCCAAACCGGCGATCGTCTCTGGTCTGACTGTCACCTGTGTGGCTTTGGTGGGTTATTCCGCTTTTGCTGGCATCGTGGGTGGTGGCGGTTTAGGAGATGCTGCATACCGGTTTGGATTCCAATCGTTTAATAGTAGCATGATGTATGCATGCGGGTTGATTTTGGTGATTATGGTGCAAATCATTCAGGCCATAGGTGATTTCATTGCCCGGAAATTAGATAAGAGATAA